A stretch of Gossypium hirsutum isolate 1008001.06 chromosome A06, Gossypium_hirsutum_v2.1, whole genome shotgun sequence DNA encodes these proteins:
- the LOC107941573 gene encoding protein RALF-like 34, whose product MASLFLKLLLLVTTMLLGTVNSQIDLTTYQLLTEDELEWPWIMSGIEEGRNGIDRRSLYRKHIRYYISYGALSANRIPCPPRSGRSYYTPDCFKARKAVNPYTRGCSRITRCRR is encoded by the coding sequence ATGGCATCCTTGTTTCTCAAACTACTGCTTCTTGTCACCACAATGCTGCTCGGTACAGTCAACTCTCAGATCGATCTAACCACCTACCAGCTCTTGACTGAGGACGAGCTCGAATGGCCTTGGATTATGTCGGGTATTGAAGAAGGTAGGAATGGCATTGACAGGAGATCACTTTATAGGAAACACATTCGATATTACATTTCGTATGGTGCACTCTCGGCTAATAGGATTCCATGCCCGCCTCGTTCGGGAAGGTCTTATTACACACCGGATTGTTTCAAAGCTAGAAAGGCTGTTAATCCTTATACCAGAGGCTGCTCTAGGATCACTCGTTGCAGGAGGTAA